The segment ataaatatatgggGGGGCTCAGTCAGGCAGAGATGTCAAAGATTCAATATAGTTTAAGAGAAGTCTCCAAGTCTTTTCAAAAGGACCTGAGGAAGCATCGAGGGAAAATCTGAGCTTTTCCAGTTTAATGGACAGCAGCCCCTCTTTCACCCACCTGCTGTGAGACGGAGGCTGAGGGTGTTTCCAACTGAGAAGTACGAGTCGCCTGCCAGCAAAGTGGCAAAAGCAAGAACAATTTGCATAACTTTAGATGCCAGAGGCTGCAGGGGGGAACCAAACAGGGCCGAGAGGGGATCCGGAGAAACAGTGTTATAAGCCGTGCTAAGAGTTTTAAAGATTTCAGACCAAAATGTGGCGAGCCTGGGACAAAACCAGAACATATGGGAATGGTGGGCTGGGGATTGTTTGCACCTATTACAGGAATCGGTTATATTGGGGTAAATCCGAGAAAGCCTCAAATTAGTGTAATGAACTTTGTGCACAACTTTACGCTGTAGAAGGCCGAGCCTCGCACAGATTGAAGAGGAGTGAACCAGCCGTAAAACTTGTTGCCAATAATGATCGGGCAAAGTGAAAGTGAAGTTCGTATCGATGTGAAATAACTAAAGGTGAGACTGCACATCATGTGTGGGTCACGtgactttctctctctcccccacAGTCATGTTGTCCTTGGCCGCCCACTCGCTTCGCCTCGGTGCCTCCGGTTGCCGAGGAAGTCGACGCTCCATAGCAACAGTCATCTCTGGAAACAAGACGTCCAAGTAGGTCACCGTCCCAACTGGGACCAGCTGGTCCCAgtagattccagtttgttccaGTTTGTCCCAGTTGGTCCCATCTGGTCCATTTTGTGCTGTTGGTCCTATTTAGATCAATCTAGTCCCTTTTGGTACAATTTGGCTCCGTTGGCCCAATTTAATCCAGCTGGATCCAGTTGGTCCAGCTGGTCCCATTTTATCCCATTTTATTGATCCATTTGGTCCATGTTTGACTGCTGATCCTGGTTCCTTGTGTGCAGGTTGGTGAGGGAGAGGCTGAAGAAGGAGGTGGAGAAAATGAATAACGAGTTTTCTGGATTCAGACCCAGTCTGGTGGTTCTGCAGGTGAGTCAGAACCATGGGAGCTGGTTTCCTGATCAGCTGGTAAAACCcaacacccatccatccattttctatactcgctTAATCCAATGTAGggttgcaggggggctggagcctatcccaggtgtcactgggtgagaggcggggtacacctggACAGGTCCTGTCCTGATCCTGTTCTCAGGAACGTTAAACCTTCGACTCTCCAGACCAGGACCGGCTGGATCAGGACCAGTCAGACAGTCCTAAACCTGCACAGGTTCAGTCAAAGATCAGAGATGCACCTGTGGAGGCAGATTTCTGTCCCAGTCACACAAACGAGGTCACGTCGATCATTAACCTGCTGGAGAGACTGATGGTGGCCTCAGCTCCTGTTCTAACCCTGCCTGatttcacctgtctgtctctcacctgtctgactctcacctgtctgtctctcacctgtctgactctcacctgtctgtctctcacctgtctgtctctcacctgtctgtctctcacctgtctgtctctcacctgtctgactctcacctgtctgtctctcacctgtctgtctctcacctgtctgactctcacctgtctgtctctcacctgtctgtctctcacctgtctgtctctcacctgtctgtctctcacctgtctgactctcacctgtctgtctctcacctgtctgtctctcacctgtctgactctcacctgtctgtctctcacctgtctgtctctcacctgtctgtctctcacctgtctgactctcacctgtctgtctctcacctgtctgtctctcacctgtctgtctctcacctgtctgtctctcacctgtctgactctcacctgtctgatcTTTTAACTGAGCATTTACAGCTCTCTGTTTGGTAAAAATAAGGTTTATAACTGAGCTGTTAGTAAATGATTAACTAATCATCAGAGACGTGTCGTTATCAGCCATAGATAAGTTAGGGTTAGaaagttagggttagttagggtaAGAAAGTTAGGGTAAGAAAGTTAGGGTAAGaaagttagggttagttagggtaagttagggttagaaagttagggttagttagggtaAGAAAGTTAGGGTTAGAAAGTTAGGGTTAGAAAGTTAGGGTAAGAAAGTTAGGGTAAGAAAGTTAGGGTTAGAAAGTTAGGGTTAGAAAGTTAGGGTAAGAAAGTTAGGGTAAGaaagttagggttagttagggtaAGTTAGGGTTAGAAAGTTAGGGTAAGTTAGGGTAAGAAAGTTAGGGTAAGaaagttagggttagttagggtaagttagggttagaaagttagggttagttagggttagaaagggttagaaagttagggttagttagggttagaaagTTAGGGTAAGaaagttagggttagttagggtaagttagggttagaaagttagggttagttagggttagaaagGGTTAAAAAGTTAGGGTTAGAAAGGGTTAGaaagttagggttagttagggttagaaagggttagaaagttagggttagttagggttagaaagggttagaaagttagggttagttagggttagaaagTTAGGGTAAGaaagttagggttagttagggtaAGTTAGGGTTTGAAAGTTAGGGTAAGTTAGGGTTAGAAAGGGTTAGaaagttagggttagttagggttagaaagGGTTAGAAAGTTAGGGCTGGAAAGGGTTAGAAAGGGTTAGAAAGGGTTAGAAAGTTAGGGTTAGaaagttagggttagttagggttagttagggtaagttagggttagttagggtaAGTTAGGGTTAGAAAGTTAGGGTAAGTTAGGGATAGAAAGGGTTAGaaagttagggttagttagggttagaaagGGTTAAAAAGGGTTAGAAAGTTAGAGCTAGAAAGGGTAAGTTAGGGTTAGaaagttagggttagttagggttagaaagggttagaaagttagggttagttagggttagaaagGGTTAAAAAGGGTTAGAAAGTTAGAGCTAGAAAGGGTAAGTTAGGGTTAGaaagttagggttagttagggttagaaagggttagaaagttagggttggttagggttagaaagggttagaaagttagggttagttagggtaagttagggttagaaagttagggttagttagggttagaaagGGTTAGAAAGttagggttgttagggttaGAAAGGGTTAGAAAGGGTTAGAAAGTTAGGGTAAGaaagttagggttagttagggttagaaagGGTTAGAAAGTTAGGGTTGGAAAGGGTTAGAAAGGGTTAGAAAGGGTTAGAAAGGGTTAGAAAGGGTTAGaaagttagggttagttagggttagaaagggttagttagggttagaaagTTAGGGTTCAGTTATCTAAGATAAATCGTTATCAGCCGGTCAGCTGAAGCCTTTAAGCCCAAATGCCactgaaatgaaataaagaattatttatcccaaaataatcgtatttaatgtaaaataaatgagTTTTTCTCCTTTAATTTGATTCCTTATTCACTGAAGTTTAATTTACTTTGTCACATTTGTTATTTTAACTggaatatatttattttctttccttctttagTTCTTACTCCTTTACAGTCAGTTGTGGTTATGGATCGTTTTTAAGGACATAAACAAACGACCTGCTCGATTGTTTTAATCGGACGACTTGCTGAAGTTTGGGCTCCTTATGATCTAaggtgtgtgtttcaggtgggAGACAGAGACGACTCCAACCTGTACATCAGCACCAAACTGAAGGCTGCAGCTGAGGTGAGATTCACAtctgttccagatgttgttTATCTGACTCCTCTGAGCCTCCAGTGTCATATTTATCCATCTGAAATTAGTCTCCGACAACCTGATAAAACTGCACTGAGTACCTCGTCTgtcatatttacatatttacaaaTATTTACAAACATCACCACCGCCTCCTTCCTATTGGTTATTTCAGACCGAGACAGGAAAAACTGAATGTAATATTCATTGAAGATGGAGATGAACAAGAGAAGAACTCCTCTGAGACTGATCTATTGGAGGTCCATGACAGAGGGTTCGGGTTAGATATTTGTTCTGTAATTGTTTGACTTGGTCTTAGATGAGTCTTTCACACAGTTGACCATAAAACATTTAAAGCTGAGGCTTCGGCTTTCTTCCTGTTCCTCTTCCAAGTTCTCCTCTTACATCTTTAATCCGTGGCGTTCCACAAGGTTCAGTACTGGGTCCATGTTTATTAACTTTCCACATTATTCCTTTAGCCAGCATaattctgtctttttttgtaaCATTTCTAATCATTTCTAAGCTGATGATATTCAGCTGTATATGTTTTGTAAGTCTCACCAGTTGgatagcccccccccccgtccacTGTCCACAACCATTTTCTATGGCTGCCTCCAAGTGCAGCTCCTCTTCCACTTCTCTTTCCTACGGTGTCCTGGCGTCCATGATGTGATGGTTCATCACATCAGGTTTGTTACTGTCCCTCGGCTGATAAAGATCGGGTCAGAGACCGGTCGGGACGTCTGAACCGAACACTGTTTCACCAGGATTCAgcacagaaagaacaactttcaTCAGTCcaaaaatgggacaaaaaaaccTCCAGGAGACGAAGAATGGTCCAAAGTCCTTAAAATCTCACTCCAGTTTCACAAATCTGTTCTTCTATGTTGCTGCGacccagcagaaccagaactgGATTTGATACCATTTCCACAGTTTTAATTCtctaaaaaaagaacattagTGATAATATTTGGGCCCCAAACCGCTCAGTCACCTCCGCTTCTTGTCTGCAGATCGGAATTGACGCCAAACACGTGCGGCTGCCGAGCACGACGACCCAGGACGAGGTGGGACTCAAACTGTCCATCATCTCTGACCGACGCCCAGCGGCGCCGCAGGTCTgaccacttcctgtttcctgtcgTGCTGCAGGTGCTGCAGAGCATCATGTCGGTCAATGAGAACCCGTCCGTGCACGGCCTGATCGTCCAGCTGCCTCTGGACTCCGTCAACCACATGGACACCGAGCTCGTCACCAACGCCGTATCTCCAGAAAAGGATGTGGACGGGTCAGTGCTGCCCGAGGGCTTTCCTGTTTCTTCACTCAGGAGTTagaccctaacccaaccctaacccttaaccccaaccttaaccccaaccccaaccccaacccttaACCCTTAACCCTTAACCCTTAACCCTTAACCCTTAACCCTTAACCCCaatcctaaccccaaccccaaccccaacccttaACCCTTAACCCTTAACCCTTAACCCTTAAGCCTTAACCCCaatcctaaccccaaccccaacccttaACCCTTAACCCTTAACCCTTAACCCCAATCCCAACCATTAACCCCAACCCTTAACCcttaaccccaaccccaaccgtTAACCCCAACCCTTAACCCTTAACCCTTAACCCTTAACCCCAACCATTAACCccaatcctaaccctaacctatctTCATCCGCAGCTTTAAGAccgactgtgtgtgtgtgtgtgtgtgtgtgtgtgtgtgtgtgtgtgtgtgtgtgtgcagtctgaGTTGTATTAATGCAGGAAAGCTGTCTCGAGGTGATCTGAACAACTGTTTCATCCCCTGCACCCCAAACGGCTGCATGGAGCTcatcagacagacaggtgagacaccgAGAACAGTTCAATTAAACTTTATTATTCCCTGAACTTAAATTATGTCCCTGCAGCATTAGTTATTATCAAAGATCAGCTGTTCCAGATaacagaataaaacataaaccagctgaagtgcagcagagaggaaggtgtggtagaaaccttcagaggtctcacatttcccatgatgatcaggggaagaaatggtttaaacttcctcctcctttgtctccattttgttcctgctctgcatccaagacgtctcctcttcagctcatcttTATTcgggtcttattccaggcattacttgggAAGCTCAGTTCCCAGCAGAAGTCCTTCTAGCAGCAACCAGACCAGACATGtttcagaaatctgtgttttttgCTCAGtagaaaatctgaagaagagATAAAAAGTTTGTCTGTTTAGAGCTGCTGCCAGCAGGGCGGCGCTGTTTATTTGTGGAGTTTCATCTAAAGGGAGTTCAGTTCAGAGA is part of the Odontesthes bonariensis isolate fOdoBon6 chromosome 24, fOdoBon6.hap1, whole genome shotgun sequence genome and harbors:
- the LOC142374848 gene encoding C-1-tetrahydrofolate synthase, cytoplasmic-like; the protein is MLSLAAHSLRLGASGCRGSRRSIATVISGNKTSKLVRERLKKEVEKMNNEFSGFRPSLVVLQVGDRDDSNLYISTKLKAAAEIGIDAKHVRLPSTTTQDEVLQSIMSVNENPSVHGLIVQLPLDSVNHMDTELVTNAVSPEKDVDGLSCINAGKLSRGDLNNCFIPCTPNGCMELIRQTGVSVAGRHAVVVGRSKIVGAPMHDLLLWNHATVTTCHSKTPNLPEQVGRADILVVGAGRAEMVRGEWVKPGAVVIDCGINHVPDETKASGKRVVGDVHYDSTNQRAGFITPVPGGVGPMTVAMLMENTVQSAQRFLLRNHRR